The following is a genomic window from Salvelinus fontinalis isolate EN_2023a chromosome 11, ASM2944872v1, whole genome shotgun sequence.
cacgccctggccttagttatctttgttttctttattattttagttaggtcagggtgtgacatgggggatgtatgtgttttgtattgtctaggggttttgtatgtttatggggcagtgtctattataggtgtatgtatgtctatggttccctagattggttctcaattagagacagctgtctatcgttgtctctgattgggaaccatatttaggcagccatattcattgggtagttcgtgggttattgtctatgtctatgtgtagtgtttgtgtcagcccTATTTGTTTATAGCGTcatgttcgtttgttgttttgtatagtttgtatagtgttctttGTTTCGCttaaaataaagaagaatgtattgttatcacgctgcgccttggtcctcctctcttccagcatataacgatcgtgacaaaaacttgtttttcaaccactccacacatttcctgttaacaaactatagttttggcaggtcggttaagacatctattttgtgcatgacacaagtaatttttccaacaattgttttcagacagattatttcacttataattcactgtatcacaattccagtgggtcagaaatttacatacactaagttgactgtgccttcaaacagcttggaaaattgtagaaaattatgtcatggctttagaagcttctgataggctaattgacataatttgagtcaattggaggtgtacctgtggatgtattgaaaggtctaccttcaaactcagtgcatctttgcttgacatcatgggaaaatcaatagaaatctgccaaatcaaagtttatttgtcacgtgcgacgaatacaacaggtgtagacctacttacaggctctaaccaatagtgcaaaaaaaggtattaggtgaacaataggtaggtacagaaataaaacaacagtaaaaagacaggctatatacagtagcgaggctataaaagtagtgagcctacatacagacaccggttagtcaggctgattgaggtagtatgtacatgtagatatggttaaagtgactatgcatatatgatgaacagagagtagcagtagcataaaagaggggttggcgggtggtgggtgggacacaatgcagatatctcgttagccaatgtgcgggagcactggttggtcggccagTGGTgcatgacttgtgtcatgcacaaggtagatgtcctaaccgacttgccaaatctatagtttgttaacaagaaatttgtggagtggttgaaaaacgagttttaatgactccaacctaagtgtatgtaaacttccgacttcacctgtatgtaaatgtaatatttctaaaaacctgtttttgctttgtcattatgtggtattgtgtgtagattgatgaggattattttagaataaggctgtaacctaacaaaatttggaaaaagtcaaggggtcttaatactttccaaaggcgCTGTACGTTGTAAagtttcattcataggctaggttgtagcaacgtcatgatgggtatagggaaactTTGAGTATCACGTAGTAGCCTAAACCCGGCGATGTTACACTGAGCTGAGTGAATGGaaaatgaatgacagtcatccaatatgctgtaacagAAATAAGGCCAGGCTCATCAAAAAAATGATTATCCTCCCTCGTCCTCAACGTCACCGACCACCACTGGCATCATGGTGagggtatgcttgacatcagcAAATACTGGGGACTTTTTCAAGATAAAGAGAAACGGGATGGAGCTCAACACAGacaaaatcatagaggaaaacctgcttccgTCTGCTTTACACCATACGttaggagatgaattcaccttgcAGTAGGaaaataacctacaacacaaggccaaatctacacgggAGTTGCTTAACAGTACCCGTCTACTATGGAGGTTCCACAACACTATTGAGAAAGAGTTGGCAGGACAGACAAAAAAATGGCCACTTTCACATGTAAACACTGCAATTACCCAATCAACCAGTGAGCGGTTTCAAGCTTAATTATATTCCCTGCCACAGATGCAACGACAGTTTGTTTTCGAAGCTATTTTCTCCACTGCTTACTTCTTCTTCTCGCACTCCCTCTCCGACACACTCTTTTTCAGCAGCACTTCTGATTGAATTGCGTCAACCAcatccctctcttccaccctcctcCCATCCCATCTACTCATTCATCTTCCGCCTCTTCTTACATAATCCAACATTTGAAAACGTAAAAACCACAGGCCGTATGTGACGCAAACACATCTGTAAGTCAGGCTCTTGGGTGTAGTGGTAGAAGATGGTACTGATAAGGCATTTTCTTCTTTCTTGTTTCGGATAAGCATTATGTAAGCTagcaaaaacatgaacatgtaaagCCCAGTAGACGTGTGCAGTAAAAGATGGTAAAGATCAACAGTATCTCTAGCTCATCTATTTGAGCCTGTTTGGATCCCCCGTCTCTCAGTTCTCCCCTCCTGCCCCTTGACTCCTCTCTTCTCCGCCCAGATACAGATAAAAGAGACTCAAATATCTGTAGCGATCAGGGATAAAGCCCAGTGGAGGGACAAGGTAAATAAATACTGACCAGCTCGAAGGGGAGAAGAGagcgagaacagagagagaaaatgcGATCAGACAACAGTAATTACTCTATgatctgcactctctctctctcttatcagttCAGAGGTTCTTtgtctgcctcctctctccttttatcCCTTTTTTCCTCCCTTGTTCCATTGATCCTTCCAGTTATCCCTCCGATCCGTGATTCCTGATATTGTCCTTTTCATCATGTTGTGGCGTTTCTCTCATTCACTCTGGACTTCCTAGAGCTAGCATCTTTTGCATCTCTGCGTAACGTAACTGGTATGACGTCCATCCTCTATGCCTCCTTCATCCTCTATTCCTGGTCTTTCTTCATCTGGGTTCTTGGTGTTTCTCAGTGGGAATCAAGGACCCACCCCTAAACACTATCAGAGCTGTGTGAAGCTGCTCTCTCACACCGCTATCTTCCACTGCTGCAGACTCATGGGTTACGGTTGGAGCTCGGGTTGGGATTCGggttggagctagggttagggttagagctaaggttggggttagggttaaggtcttCCATTGTAAGTACAGGATAATACCAACATTTGTTACACTTTCCTTACAGAAATCTTTGTAAAATAATAAAAGCACTGGCTAATGTCCATCTTTACATGAATTAGCCTAAGCAACTAGGGTTGTCTGTAACATGGTGGGAGATGTCAGTGGCACCATGCAGCCTCTGCTCCATCCCTGGCTGCTGATTAGACCACAGCGACATAGCAGCTCTTTAaatacacactccctctctccatctccccctcgctccctctctcatcatcccctccccctctctccacaggCTCAATCACTTCGCAGGTTATCAGGGAAGCAGCCTGGCTCCAACTCCTAACACAGAGTGCTGCACACAGataacagagggatagagagaagagagggggggtgcTTTACAGGAACGGCTTATAGTAGTtaagagggagaggagtgaggtggggGCACAAGCACTCAATGTAGTAGTTAAGAAAGGGAGGGGGGAAATGAGTGAGGGAGaagtgagtgagagtgtgagagaaaggCATCCCTCTAATTCCTCAAGAGGGGAATCTGAgaataggaggagaaggagggacgGACTGACGGAGGGACGCACAGAGGTCTGGGATACCTCTAAAGAGCTGAGACCCAAAGCGCTGAGGCTGGAGTGGTCGACTGCAGTCAGGGAGAGAacatcatttacattacatttcagGGGAAAGGACGAAGCACTTCAGTCTGAGAAATAGGGGAGGGGGACCGACACTGACTTATCCCTGACGGACCGACGACCCTGTACAGTGCAGAGAGGAAACAGCAAGCTATTACGTCTACAGGAGGTCAGCATTCCACTACTACACGAGCTGGTCACAACTTCATTACGAAGAGCGTGAAGGAATCTGAACTGATACAGAGGGAAAACCCAAAGCCAAAACGCAGGGGAGATTTgaggaaagacaggagagagagaacatttgaaGCTTGTCCACCTGCTTGAAtaggtggagaaagagagtgcTTCACTGGAACTtcaaggagaagaggagagaagaagagaaggagaaggagaagagaagcGAGGAGAAGAAAAGGAGAAGAAAAGGAGAAGAAAAGCGAGGAGAAGAGAagcgagagaagaagaagagagaagaagagaaagagaagaaaaggagaagagagaaggagagaaggggaagagaagagagaagaagagaaagagaagagaagagagagaagagaaggaaaagagagaagaagagaaagagaagagtgaggaagagagagaggctctaCCAGGCTGCACGTCAATGTGAGTGAGAACGTACAGACCCAGGGAGGGAGTTGAACTAACTAAAGCATTCTATTTAGACCACAACTATTCCAATATCTGTGTAAAGCATTCAGAAAATTAGCAGCATTTTAAAATGACAATTCTTGTCAATTAAATGTATAGGTAACAACATAGATAACCACATAATAACATTCGATAATAACATGTATGCAACTGCCCGTCAAAAGACAACAGAGTTGCTTCAGTATGTTTTAGATTAGAGAATATATTATGAGAATCGTTCAAGGACCAGGTTGAATGTAGTTCATTGTTGTATTAGTCGCCATGAAGCTACAGAGGAAGGTCATTTGAAAATACCATAGGACATGATTCAGTCATTTCTATAGCAGATTAACATCGGTGTCTCCAGAGTTATGAGAAACAATGACGCAACATTTTTCAAAGAATAACTAGTACGTGGGATGTATAAAACAGATGGAGCGGCCAAGTGCAGGACTATTTTAAGTCGTGACACAATGAGTGAGCAGGTCTCCCTCTTCCTGGACCCCTGACCTTACACCTGAACAACACTTTACCTAACAATAGGAGACTGACGTAGAACGTAAAGTAAGCACTTATCGAGTCAGTAACAACACTTCTCAAGTGGATGTCTTCCATAGcgtggttagggtcagggttaacggTCAGGTGAGGTTGATGGGTGTTTGTTGGGTAAAAGTAAAGGGTGGAAAAATtagcaggttgatgtttattgtcatgagtcttgtcctggaggcagaataGAGTGATTTTCCTTTAGATAGGCCAGTTGCAAAGTCAacatttgctttttggtcttaatttaaggttagggtttggcattagggttagcagtgtggttaaggttaggtttaaaatccaaTTTTATgactgtggctgtgccagctagtgaccactctgcagcgctgcctccagaacaagattcatgacaaacaACATGTGAGGCATTCAACGTTTAATTTTGTTTCCTGCACCTGTGGAAGTGCTGGATGTGCATTCACTGCTTTAGAAATAAAAGTACTAAAGGGGAGGAAGAAGAacaaaccaaatcaaatgttatttgtcacatgcgccgaatacaacagtgtagaccttacagtgaaatgcttacttacaagcccttaaaccaacatgcagttaagaaaaaagaACAATCAATAAATTAAAAAAGATAGaaatataacaaataattaaggagcaacaataaaataacagtagcaaggctatatacagggggttcaggtacagagtcaatgtgcgggcgcaccggttagtcgaggtaatcgaggtaatatgcacatgcaggtagaggtaaagtgaccagtcataaataataaacagagtgtagcagcagcgtaaaaatggggggTGGGGACAATATAAATaatcggtagcagagagaacagtctatgactcgggTGGCTGGAGTTCAtggcaattttttgggccttcctctgacaccgcctggtataaaggtcctggattgcaggaagcttggccccagtgatgtactgagccgtacgcaACAACCTCTgtggtgccttgcggtcggaggccgtgcagttgccataccagccagtcaggatgctctcgatggtgcagctgtagaactttttgaggatctgaggacccatgccaaatcttttcagtctcctgagggggactaggcgttgtcgtgccctcttcaagcTGCTAGAAGTCTCATGGGTGTGCTTGAAAACTACCAAAACGCATTATCTTTCCTATGGCATTATTTCTACCCTGCACCTGTGGAATATTGCTCATTACACTACTTTCACACAACTTTTTTTAAAACAGTGTTAAGTGCCGGGCCTTGGCCCCTCTGGTCTGCGGTGCCGAGGTCTGGGGGGGTTCTGGGCGGTTATTTCTGGATGGCGGGCTGGCCGCTGACCTCAGTCCATTGTTCAGGCTGGTCAGGGCAACGCTTAGtcagcatgggggggggggggtgccatcCTGTCAGCGTTAATGGGACATGTCAGTTAGGAGTTGTAACTTATAGCTGATTCAAGGGAACTTGAAACTTGGTCTATTGtgattttgtgtgtttgtttttttttCCATACTGAAAGAATCAAACAAAAACCTTTACAGTGTCTTGAACAAAGGGGCATAACATTACACCATGCTTCTAGGTTTTCTCTTTCTAACGAGACAGGAACTGCAGTCTTTTGTCAGCCCAACGATAAACAAATACATCCAGGCATGTGCAGaagcatacacaaacacacacacacacacacacaaacacacacacacacgcatgaacaCATCCGTCTCTTACCCTTCCTCTTCATCTTATCCATCATCATCCTCTGTGCACCCTCACCTGGCAATTAGCAGTCAGATAACCATCCCGCTCTGACCAATCAGCTTTCAGATAAGCATCCTGCACTGATAGAAGATGGGAGAGCGTTTATAGATTGCACCACGCAGCCTGCCGTCCTCTACCTCTAGCAGATAACTCCTCTAACTGACCTCCCTGTGAACTACCTTTGAAGACGGCGCCTCAGCTACGATGCGTCTAGGGAGGGATGGGGACCAAGGGACCATGTTTGAGATGGACAAGAGAGGAAGAGGCTTCAAATGTCCTTCCCATGCAAATACAGTGCCGTTTACATTTGCATACATAAAAAAACGACGTTGTACAGACTGGTTCACTCGAGAACGAGAAACAAGgaccgtgagagagagagagagagagagagagagagagagagagagagagagagagagagcgagagagagagagagatagagagagagagagagagagagggccgcGTAGCTTTGCATTGTGTTGTTTACATCGTATCAACCTGTgctaacctccatctctccctccttagtTGACCATGAGTGTGAGCGGTACACTGGAGAAGGGGACCCACCACCAGGCTCTGGAGCTCTCCGAGGAGCTCTCTCCCctcaaccaccaccaccctcaccaccaccacctccagcaCTCCAACTCTCTGGCCTCCAGCGCTCCTGTGGGGACCCCCTCCGGCGTGGTGGTGCCACCCCCGTACTCTGCAGCTGAGAGTAGGGGAGGTGGTAACGACGCTCCCCTGGAGCTCCGAGGCTCTCTGGACTGCTGGGCGTGCTCGGTGCTGGTGACGGCCCAGAACCTGCTCATCGCTGGGATCAACGCCTGCCTGGCCGGACTGGTGTTCGGACTCATCCTCACCCCCGCCATCGCCATGGTGGTGTTCGGGTTCCTCTGTCATTCTACGGTAAGAAGggtgtgtgtctgcacgtgtgTACACAGAGTAAAGGGCATTTGTGCAACACTTACATTCATCTTCCAAAATTCCGATCTGTCATTTAAATTTCACATTCATAATTCATCTGTGTCAGCGTGTGTGTCTCAGCGTGTGTGCGTCAGTGTGAGTGGTGTTTGCCAGAACAGTCATAACAATTTACCCTTTCAGAGGTATTCAGGAGTATCAGGCTAGATAAGAAACCAGTAATAATATGTTATACAGCATGCTGACATTTCAGGAGGGACTAACTGTAAATCCTAACTAAACTTTCACCATCCACCACAAGTTTGGAATAGTTTAGCTGAAAATGAGGGTGGAGTTTGGAATAGGTTAAATGAGGGTGGAGTTTGGAATAGTTTAAATGAGGGTGGAGTTTGGAACAGTTTAAATGAGGGTGGAGTTTGGAATAGTTTAAATGAGGGTGGAGTTTGGAACAGTTTAAATGAGGGTGGAGTTTGGAACAGTTTAAATGAGGGTGGAGTTTGGAATAGTTTAAATGAGGGTGGAGTTTGGAACAGTTTAAATGAGGGTGGAGTTTGGAATAGTTTAAATGAGGGTGGAGTTTGGAATAGTTTAAATGAGGGTGGAGTTTGGCTCTTTGTGATGTGTTTCACAAGCAGATGTTTaagaacaggggctacatcccaaatggaacccctcACACCCacttatagtgcactgcttttaaccatgTGGGGCCCATAGagttttggtcaaaagtagtgcactatatagcgaatagggtgccagtcAGGGTTTAGAATCAGACTGGACAGATTAGGACTCAGGAGTCAGGGGAGAGTGACGTCAGTGGTGGGAACTTTCaagaagagagggaggtagggattaGCCAGCCTGGCTGGTCCCAGATCTAGGTGTGCTTTAGCCTATTCTTACAAGCTGCCCAAGAAAGttttaaacacacacatgcacagatacACCGGCAAAATAAGCAAAAATGTTGTGTGAAATACATTTAGCACActtgtgctcacacacacacacagacgcacgcacgcaagaccctgtagaggtgggagggtgcac
Proteins encoded in this region:
- the LOC129865470 gene encoding transmembrane protein 88-like, giving the protein MSVSGTLEKGTHHQALELSEELSPLNHHHPHHHHLQHSNSLASSAPVGTPSGVVVPPPYSAAESRGGGNDAPLELRGSLDCWACSVLVTAQNLLIAGINACLAGLVFGLILTPAIAMVVFGFLCHSTVRPHGTSRYCSDLLNDGGCVALLVVGFLLVTPLLVLALAAYCRLARHLQLGLCFIPYSRAIYKNLPTTQHPGLGGGCCERSGAGGEGGGKGKVWV